Within the Oculatellaceae cyanobacterium genome, the region TGAGGCACTCACACTTAGTCAATCTGTAGATTCAACTAAGTTATTAAATAAAGGACGGGGAGAACTAATTTTAGTTGCTGAAGATGAAGAACCAATTCGCAATATTACTAAAACTGTATTAGAAATTCATGGCTACAGAGTAATAACAGCAGCACATGGTGCGGAAGCAATTGTTTTATATAAGGAATATCAGTCAGAGATTAACGTAGTGTTGCTGGATATGATGATGCCTTATATGGATGGTTCAGCAGCTATCCGCCTTCTTGAACAAATTAATCCAGAAGTTAAAATTATTGCTGTTAGTGGTTTAGCTTCTAATGAAACGATGCCTGCAATTAATAATTCTTGTGTAAAAACCTTTTTGCCAAAGCCATACACTTCTACAGAAGTATTAAATAGATTACAGATGGTGATGGAGTACAAATAATGACATTCATTCTTCACTTTGCATCTAAATTTAGTAACCCCTCCCCAACCCTCCCCGCAGGTTCGGGGAGGGTGCGCGTTAGCGCGGGTGGGGTAATTCACTAACTTAAAATCTAATTATTTTAATTTTTTGGCAATTTGAAAAGCGCAGAGGTATGAAATCTGAATACTACCGCCATAATTCTTTTCTATTTTTTCCCTCAAACCTTCAAATAAATCATTCCTAGTTTCTTCGTCTAATGCTAAGTATGGCGATAGACTGCTTAAAAGCAGCAAATAATCATCAATACTATAAGTTACTTCACAGGCGATATGTTCGGAAACTAAATCTTTAAATCTACCTGAATTAATAACTATTTGTCCTAAACCTTTAAGGATTTCTTCCTGCGTCTTCCTATCTTCATATCGTACAAAAGAGGGAGCATAAATTTGATACACTTCCTTCAAGTCTTGGTAAACCTCATAATGAGGTTGAGGTGTCATGTTCCACAACAATATTAAGCAACCATTATCTTTTAGAGTATCGGCTGCTTTGGGATATACAACATCAGGTGAAATCCAATGAATTGAAGTAGCTGCTAAAACGGCATTAAATCTCTCATTTTCTAGCTGACAATCTTCAAACGCAGTATTTTTAATCTCTACATTTGGATATGATGCACAGTTTTGTTGTGCTAACTGACAAAATTCTTGGTTTGGCTCAATACAAACCATCTTAAAGCCTAATTGAGCAAATCCTACAGTTGCATTTCCAGGGCCACATCCAATCTCAAGAATAGCTGCTTCCGAGGAAAGTTGCGTTAACTCTACAACACGATTAATCAATTCTTGAGGATAACGGGGTCTTGCTTTATTGTAGGCATCTGCCGCAGAAGAATACCAAGTTTTTCTTTCTTTTAAGTCTTTGGAATAAGAGCCTTTTATGATTTCTTCCCAGTCTTGCATAAGTTATTATTAAGGTTAATTAAGAAATTTTAGTGAGTAATCCTAAGAAATTTTTAGATGTAGGTGTGAGCAATGTGCGACGATAACTATCTGCGGCTTTTTTAATTCCTTCTGCTTGAGTTGGATAAGGATGAATTACGCCAGAAAGTTTATTTAAACCTACCTTACCGACAATTGCTGTCGTTACTTCTGAAATCATTTCGCCTGCATGACGTGCGACAATAGTTGCACCTAAAATTTGATCTGAGCCTTGCGGATGATGGATTTTAACAAATCCTACCTCTTCACCATCTGCGATCGCACGATCTACACTACTTAAAGGAATTGTAATTGTATCTACATTAATCCCTTTTTCCTTAGCTTCATGCTCATACATTCCCACATGAGCAATCTCAGGATCAGTATACGTTACCCAAGGCATCACTAAATCACTTAGTTTCGCTCGTCCCAAACCAAAGGGAGAAAATAAAGTATTTTTAATCACAATTCGCGCAGCAGCATCAGCAGCATGGGTAAACTTCCAATTCATGCAGATATCGCCAGCAGCATAAATATTCGGGTTGGTTGTTTGCAAGTAATCATTCACCTTCACCCCATGAATGCGATCGTACTCTACCCCAACAGCTTCTAAATTCAAATTTTCAACGTTGGGACTTCTACCCGTACCCACTAAAATTTCATCTACTGTTATAGATTCCTCAGAATTATTATTTGTAGTAAAGTAAATCTTTTTTCCTGTAGTAGTTTTTTCTACAGATGTAATTTTAGAATTTAAGACTAAATTGATGCCTTCATGGATAAACACATTTTGAATAATTTCCGCCGCGTCCGCATCTTCTTTATTGAGAAGATGGGAACCAGTATGAAATAGAACTACCTCACACCCAAAACGGCGGAAAGTTTGAGCTAATTCGCAACCAATCGCACCACCACCGATTACCGCTAGACGTTGAGGGCGTTCTGTGAGGGAAAATACCGTTTCATTAGTCAGATAACCTGCTTGTTCAATTCCCTGAATTGACGGTTGCGCTGCTCTTGCTCCTGTTGCAATCACAGCTTTCTTAAACTTAAGCTTTTGGTCGCCTACTTCAATTGTATTACCACTAACAAAACGACCACTACCCAAAAAAACATCAACTCCAATATCCTGAAATCTCTGTGCAGAATCGTGAGGACTAATATTTGCCCTAATTCTCCGCATTCTTTCCATCACACAAGCAAAATCAACTTGCACCTGTTCGCGGGGAACATGAACACCAAAACGTTTTGCTTCCCAGATTTCACCAACAACACGCGCCGAGCGAATAATAGACTTAGAAGGAACGCAACCAACGTTCAAACAATCGCCACCCATCAAATGCTTTTCAATCAAGGCGACTTTCAAACCTAAACCTAAACCTGCTGCACCTGCTGCCACAACTAATCCAGCAGTACCACCGCCAATCACAACCAAGTTGTAACAATCAGCAGATTCAGGATTAACCCAGTTTGGTGGATGTACATAGGAAACCAACTTTTGATTATACTCATCCACTGGCAGAACTGAGACAGTCTGAAAGTCTGAATTAGACATTAATCTTACTCCGTTGATTGCATCCGCGTTCTAGAAAAAGTTCTCAGTTTGATTGTTGCAAGTATAGCAACCACCACAGCATTTAGAACATTAGACATCTTGCTATCAATCACAATTTTTTTATCGCAGATGTGAGCAGATAAGCGCAGATTACGCAAATTAAATACCAAGATTGATAGTTTTCCTAAGCTTGCTGTCCGTTGCTATAGGGTACTAAATAAGTATAAATACTTGGTAAAAATGTCCTGAAAGCGGAGGGTTGTTAGGGAAGAGTTATTAACTAGCCATTCCTTGAGGATGACTAGCACTTAAACGTTAGTTGCGTAGTGCTGTGCATTAGCTCATCTAACGTTGAATTACTAAAAATCTTTCCTGATTATGAGTTGTCTTGATGATGCCAGTCTGATTCACAAGTTTATTTTAGGTGAGGGTGAACTTTTATCAAATCCCCATCTCAGAGTTGAGTCGGCTTTTGATATGGTTCAACTAATTGCTAAAAAAGGCGGTGTGGTTGCTGTCATCAAGCAGAATTGTGAAATTGCCTCAGTATTGGTTAACTTGTCGTCTCCATACTTGCGGTTAATCCACTCTGTATTACTAAAACATAGTTTTGTACCTCTAGGTCAGTTAGAAAATAAAGTTTTTCTTAAATATGAGTATCATGAAATCCCTGCGGGATATCAAATTAATTACACATCTACCAAAACGCTTTGGAGTAAATGGTATACCCAAACATATCGTTCTCGTAAACAAGCAATTGAACTAGATATTTTAGTGTTAATCCGCTCTGCTTGGTATCCTATTAAAAATATTTCCTATACTCCAGGGGAATTCTTTATTGAAACTTTAGCTGGCGAATCGCATTTACATAACGAAGATAGAGTAGTTTGGCTAAACAAAATACAAGTTAAACCATTACAAGAAACCTTACAACCATCTCCAACACAATTACCACCTAGCCAAGAGCTAACGCCAGAAAATGTTTCTACCCAACTACAATTAGCTTTAGCTATACGACCTTTAGCTTTGCAGGCTTTCTATAAATGTGTAGAATTGCAACTAACTCAAGAAGTGAAATTAGGTTATTATATAGTTAAATTATCAAATTATAAACTAGCGTATCAGCCTAACAGTGAAAGTTTGTTTATTGCAGATACTTCAAGGGGAGTAGTTGCTAAGTACCGAGGAGAGCAAGTTGAAACTGCTACTAATTTAGAAGTTCAAGATGTTAATTCGTGGCAAGCGATATTAGTTAAGTTAAAAAGCTTGGATTCACAATCTTTGCATTTAAAAAACTGAGTAGAGGCGAGTTTCAGTGAGATTTTTATATGCTAACTAGATATAGGCGAATCCGCCCCTAAAAGATAAAATTCGTAGCCTTAGTAGATAAAATTTTGGCTAACATCTGCGTAATTTGCGTCCATCTGCTCACATCTGCAAGAAAAAAGATAATTTTTGCTGATTGGTTTAATGGCTAAAAAATTTCATCTTGTAAAGCTTTTTTAGCTATCCGAGAAACATAAATTGTGACAAAGACTGTAGCAATAAATCCAATTATCCGAATTGCCCATTGCACAGTAGGGTTAGTAGGTTGAGAATCTGTGCCAATTAGAGCAATATTTCCTGCTAAAGAACCGATGTAAACATACATAATTGTGCCTGGTATCATCCCTAAAGATCCAATTACAAAATCTTTAAGAGAAACTCCAGTAATTCCAAAAGCGTAGTTTAATAAATTAAAGGGAAATATCGGAGATAAGCGGGTTAATAAAACAATTTTTAATCCTTCTTTAGCCACACCACGATCTATAGCCTGAAATTTATGATTAGCTGCTATTTTATTATCTACCCAACTTCGTACTAAATAACGACCCACCAAAAAAGCCGCAGTTGCTCCGATTATTGCACCAATAAAGACGTAGAGTGAACCTAAAACTACGCCAAAAACCACGCCAGCACCGAGAGTTAAAATTGAGCCAGGGAAGAAAGCAATGGTAGCAATAATATAGATAGCAATGAATGCGATCGCACCTATTGCCCCCAAACTATCAATCCACTGTAAGGCATTACGCAAAATTGCCTGCGGGTTAAAATCTTGAGTGTTAACGGCTTCTTGTGCCAGAGCAGGTTCAGTGGTTACAAGGGTGATAATAGATGCTAACACCACTATCAGGATCAATTGATATTTCCACTTAGTGGCAGCAAATTTTTGTTTAAGCAGTTGATAGAGCATTTATTTATAGGAAGTATAACTATGCAAAAAGGCGATCGCATTGAATTTAGTTTTTGGGAAGCAGGCTGCTTAATTTGGGTCGGATGTCAAGACTTGGGAGGACTTTCTTATGAAGAATTCTGCCACCTCATTTGGGGAAATGAGCCAGAAAAATTAAAACAATTTGTCATCGAAAAGAAAGCATTCATGCCAATGGATCTTTATCAAGACGATGGATATAGTGTGCGGGTTGTGCTGGGTGAACTAAATGAACAAGAAACTGAAGAATGGGTAGCGCGGGTACGTTGGAAGCTGAATTTGATTAGCGGGAAGATGGTTATTTCTGGTATAGCAGACGAAGACGCAGAGTATTTTAGAGAGATGCCTTCTGCAATTGAACAAAAGAATGATGATTATCTTCAGTGCTATGTAGAAGTTCCACCAGGAGAATATCAGGTTGAAGTATATAGCTATGCACCTGGGGATCTTTCTACTGGTTGGGGGCAAATTGTCGATCCTGATTTATTCAAACCCACCAAAGGCATTGAGCCTGAATCTCTCAAAGATTATTTTAATCGTACCCGACCAAATGAAGAAATCCCTGCTTGGATTGGTTGCGAAATTACTGAAGATGATAAAAAGGTCAAAGAGTATTACTCTTTAGCAAGTGCCTCTCCCTGCATCGACTTTATTGTGAAGTTATCGCCTGTAAGCGACGACTTGCCTATTCCTGAATTGGAAGACGACGGCTATTTGGCATGGGAGT harbors:
- a CDS encoding mercuric reductase; this translates as MSNSDFQTVSVLPVDEYNQKLVSYVHPPNWVNPESADCYNLVVIGGGTAGLVVAAGAAGLGLGLKVALIEKHLMGGDCLNVGCVPSKSIIRSARVVGEIWEAKRFGVHVPREQVQVDFACVMERMRRIRANISPHDSAQRFQDIGVDVFLGSGRFVSGNTIEVGDQKLKFKKAVIATGARAAQPSIQGIEQAGYLTNETVFSLTERPQRLAVIGGGAIGCELAQTFRRFGCEVVLFHTGSHLLNKEDADAAEIIQNVFIHEGINLVLNSKITSVEKTTTGKKIYFTTNNNSEESITVDEILVGTGRSPNVENLNLEAVGVEYDRIHGVKVNDYLQTTNPNIYAAGDICMNWKFTHAADAAARIVIKNTLFSPFGLGRAKLSDLVMPWVTYTDPEIAHVGMYEHEAKEKGINVDTITIPLSSVDRAIADGEEVGFVKIHHPQGSDQILGATIVARHAGEMISEVTTAIVGKVGLNKLSGVIHPYPTQAEGIKKAADSYRRTLLTPTSKNFLGLLTKIS
- a CDS encoding class I SAM-dependent methyltransferase yields the protein MQDWEEIIKGSYSKDLKERKTWYSSAADAYNKARPRYPQELINRVVELTQLSSEAAILEIGCGPGNATVGFAQLGFKMVCIEPNQEFCQLAQQNCASYPNVEIKNTAFEDCQLENERFNAVLAATSIHWISPDVVYPKAADTLKDNGCLILLWNMTPQPHYEVYQDLKEVYQIYAPSFVRYEDRKTQEEILKGLGQIVINSGRFKDLVSEHIACEVTYSIDDYLLLLSSLSPYLALDEETRNDLFEGLREKIEKNYGGSIQISYLCAFQIAKKLK
- a CDS encoding TVP38/TMEM64 family protein, translating into MLYQLLKQKFAATKWKYQLILIVVLASIITLVTTEPALAQEAVNTQDFNPQAILRNALQWIDSLGAIGAIAFIAIYIIATIAFFPGSILTLGAGVVFGVVLGSLYVFIGAIIGATAAFLVGRYLVRSWVDNKIAANHKFQAIDRGVAKEGLKIVLLTRLSPIFPFNLLNYAFGITGVSLKDFVIGSLGMIPGTIMYVYIGSLAGNIALIGTDSQPTNPTVQWAIRIIGFIATVFVTIYVSRIAKKALQDEIF